From a single Mycolicibacterium moriokaense genomic region:
- a CDS encoding MCE family protein: MHLNRRIWIQLAIFVVVAVVAGTLMVFVYMKLPATWFGVGRYTVTVQLPSAGGLYATGNVTYRGTEVGRVESVRLTDTGVEAVLSLKSDIEIPADLEAEVHSQSAIGEQYVALLPRSATALPLKNGDVIPLDRTKVPPDINSLLDALNRGLQVIPPDNLKTLIDESYTAVGGLGPEIAWTVKGSTTLAIDARRNLDPLITLIDQSQPVLDSQTQTAESLQAWAANLATVTDELQNHDVEFGGLLQNGPAAADEARQLIDRLQPTLPVLLANLVSINNVAITYQPALEQLLVLLPAGTANMQATLMANLNTKQDYKGLFLDFNLNLNLPQPCTTGFLPAQQQRPPTFQDAPDRPAGDLYCRIPQDAPITAVRGARNMPCLTRPGKRAPTVKMCESDEQYVPLNDGNNWKGDPNATLSGQDIPQSFPTENPLPPSTPIAVAQYDPATGTYIGPDGRLYTQTDLAHMQPHDQTWQSMLMPP; the protein is encoded by the coding sequence GTGCATCTGAACCGGCGGATCTGGATTCAGCTGGCCATCTTCGTGGTAGTCGCGGTCGTAGCCGGCACTCTGATGGTCTTTGTCTATATGAAACTGCCCGCCACCTGGTTTGGCGTCGGCCGCTACACCGTGACGGTGCAACTTCCCTCGGCGGGCGGACTATATGCCACCGGCAACGTCACTTACCGCGGCACCGAAGTCGGCAGAGTCGAAAGTGTGCGCCTCACCGATACCGGTGTCGAAGCGGTGCTCTCGCTGAAGTCCGACATCGAAATCCCAGCTGACCTCGAAGCGGAGGTGCATAGTCAATCCGCGATCGGCGAACAGTACGTCGCTCTGCTGCCACGCAGCGCGACCGCCCTACCGTTGAAGAACGGCGACGTGATTCCGCTGGACCGCACGAAGGTACCCCCGGACATCAACTCGCTGCTTGACGCGCTCAACCGCGGGCTGCAGGTCATCCCACCAGACAACCTCAAAACTCTGATCGACGAGAGTTACACCGCCGTAGGCGGATTGGGGCCCGAGATCGCATGGACGGTCAAGGGCAGCACCACATTGGCCATCGATGCTCGCAGAAATCTCGATCCGCTGATCACTCTGATCGATCAATCGCAGCCGGTGCTCGACTCACAAACCCAGACAGCCGAGTCGCTGCAGGCGTGGGCGGCGAACCTCGCCACCGTCACCGACGAATTGCAAAACCACGACGTTGAGTTCGGCGGACTCCTCCAAAATGGCCCTGCCGCAGCCGATGAGGCGCGCCAGCTCATCGACCGGTTACAGCCAACACTGCCCGTGCTGTTAGCCAACCTGGTGAGTATCAACAACGTCGCGATCACCTATCAGCCCGCTCTCGAACAGCTCTTGGTGCTGCTGCCGGCGGGCACGGCGAACATGCAGGCGACGCTCATGGCGAATCTGAACACCAAACAGGACTACAAGGGGCTGTTCCTCGACTTCAACCTGAACCTGAATCTGCCGCAACCATGCACCACCGGCTTTCTCCCCGCACAGCAGCAACGCCCGCCAACTTTTCAGGACGCGCCCGACCGTCCCGCCGGCGACCTGTACTGCCGGATACCACAAGATGCGCCCATCACAGCCGTGCGCGGAGCGCGAAACATGCCCTGCCTCACCCGCCCCGGCAAACGCGCACCCACAGTGAAGATGTGCGAAAGCGACGAGCAGTACGTACCACTGAACGACGGAAACAACTGGAAAGGCGACCCAAACGCGACCCTCTCGGGGCAAGACATACCCCAATCGTTTCCAACCGAAAATCCGTTGCCCCCAAGCACGCCCATCGCGGTCGCCCAGTACGACCCCGCCACCGGCACATACATCGGACCCGACGGACGCCTCTACACCCAGACCGACCTGGCGCACATGCAACCCCATGACCAGACGTGGCAGAGCATGCTCATGCCGCCTTGA
- a CDS encoding MCE family protein has product MTRTWWRRCATAALLVLVAGLLGCQWRGLNSLAMPGTEGGDAGAFEVQAQLPDVATIQPNSRVRVGDVNVGTVTNIERQGWHALITMRLNGDVDLPANATATVGQTSLLGALHIELAPPAGVAPQGKLHDGSLIPLSAGGTYPSTEQTLAALSLLLNGGGVGQIQDITTAFATAFAGREDDLRSLIEQIDQFVGHLNSQTGDIIAATDSFNDLIGQFAEQKPVLDRALQTIPDALTVLKDTRADLAEALDQFGQFSALTADAVNQSKANLVKELKDMGPVLESLANAGPALTRSLDFLSVFPWTKPTLTNWVRGDYANMTAIIDLTLSRIDSSLFTGTRFEGDLTELEIQWGRTIGQKPSPYTASNPLVVPYHLDQGP; this is encoded by the coding sequence ATGACGCGCACGTGGTGGCGTCGATGTGCCACCGCTGCGCTGCTCGTGCTGGTCGCCGGGCTGCTGGGTTGTCAATGGCGAGGGCTTAACTCCCTGGCGATGCCAGGCACTGAAGGCGGCGACGCCGGAGCGTTTGAGGTGCAAGCCCAGTTGCCCGATGTCGCCACCATTCAGCCGAACTCCCGCGTGCGAGTCGGTGACGTCAATGTCGGGACCGTCACCAACATCGAACGACAGGGCTGGCATGCGCTGATCACGATGAGGCTCAACGGTGATGTCGACCTGCCGGCAAATGCGACCGCCACCGTCGGGCAGACCAGCCTGCTGGGCGCGCTACATATCGAGTTGGCGCCACCAGCGGGTGTTGCACCCCAGGGCAAATTGCACGACGGCTCGTTGATCCCGCTGTCAGCGGGAGGTACCTATCCGTCGACAGAGCAGACCCTTGCCGCGTTGTCACTGTTGCTCAACGGCGGCGGAGTCGGTCAGATCCAAGACATCACCACGGCTTTCGCCACCGCATTCGCCGGTCGGGAGGACGACCTTCGCAGTCTTATCGAGCAGATCGACCAGTTCGTCGGACACCTCAACAGTCAGACCGGCGACATCATCGCGGCCACTGACAGCTTCAACGACCTGATCGGTCAGTTTGCCGAACAAAAGCCTGTGCTGGACAGGGCGTTACAAACCATCCCCGATGCGCTGACCGTCCTCAAGGACACCCGTGCGGATCTCGCCGAAGCGCTGGATCAGTTCGGCCAGTTCAGCGCACTCACCGCTGATGCGGTCAATCAGAGCAAGGCGAACCTGGTCAAAGAGCTCAAAGATATGGGGCCGGTGTTGGAATCGCTTGCGAATGCCGGCCCAGCCCTCACGCGTTCTTTGGACTTCCTGAGTGTTTTTCCGTGGACCAAGCCGACGCTCACCAACTGGGTGCGCGGCGACTACGCCAACATGACCGCAATCATCGATTTGACGCTCAGCCGCATCGATTCCTCGCTGTTCACCGGCACCCGATTCGAAGGCGATCTGACCGAACTGGAGATTCAGTGGGGCAGGACGATCGGGCAGAAGCCCAGCCCGTACACCGCGTCCAACCCACTCGTGGTTCCCTATCACCTGGATCAGGGGCCTTGA
- a CDS encoding MCE family protein, whose product MSNNARNVLAVVLVVLTAGGFVVAQRCAGIAARSHLVAYFDNSNGLFTGDEVLVLGVPVGEIDRIEPQPDRVKVSFWVDGSVKVPAEARAVILSPQLVTSRAIQLTPAYAGGPVMAPGSVIPLHRTAVPIEWDDLRVQLEKLTETLQPTHPGGVSTLGAFINTAADNVRGQGANIRDTLIKMSQMFSTFGDHSGDIFATIKNLSILVSALQDSTTLLKQLNQNLAGVTALLANDPDEVGAAIRDLNTAVGDVQSFVAEHREALGTTTDKLSSISRSVYDSLDDIKQTLHLAPTAFQNLLNIFQPAQAALTGALVVNNFANPITFLCGAIQAASRLGAEQAAKLCVQYLAPIIKNRQYNFPPIGLNPFVGTHARPNEITYSEDWMRPDYVPPAAAAADLAVPVVTAESAAPASPPPAPPVATDPSAGLAGIMVPAAGGS is encoded by the coding sequence ATGTCAAACAACGCCAGGAACGTACTCGCTGTGGTGCTTGTGGTCCTCACCGCAGGGGGTTTCGTGGTCGCCCAGCGTTGTGCGGGCATAGCCGCACGCTCACATCTGGTCGCGTACTTCGACAACAGCAATGGATTGTTCACCGGTGACGAGGTACTTGTGCTGGGGGTACCTGTCGGTGAGATCGACAGAATCGAACCGCAGCCCGATCGCGTCAAGGTCTCGTTCTGGGTGGATGGGTCGGTGAAAGTGCCCGCCGAAGCGAGGGCGGTGATCCTGTCACCGCAGCTGGTCACCTCCCGGGCAATCCAATTGACACCCGCATACGCCGGTGGGCCGGTAATGGCCCCTGGGTCGGTGATTCCGTTGCACCGCACCGCTGTGCCGATCGAGTGGGATGACCTGCGTGTGCAGCTGGAAAAGCTCACCGAGACTTTGCAACCCACTCACCCCGGTGGGGTCAGTACGCTGGGTGCGTTCATCAACACCGCTGCGGACAATGTCCGCGGCCAGGGCGCCAATATCCGCGACACCCTCATCAAGATGTCGCAGATGTTCTCCACCTTCGGGGACCACAGCGGCGATATCTTCGCCACGATCAAGAACTTATCGATTCTGGTGTCGGCATTGCAGGACAGCACCACACTGCTCAAGCAGCTCAACCAGAACCTGGCCGGCGTGACCGCACTGTTGGCCAACGACCCTGACGAGGTCGGCGCAGCAATCCGTGACCTCAACACCGCGGTCGGTGACGTGCAGAGTTTCGTGGCAGAGCACCGAGAGGCGTTGGGTACCACGACTGACAAGCTGTCGTCGATATCGCGCTCCGTCTACGACAGCCTTGACGACATCAAACAGACGCTGCATCTGGCCCCGACAGCTTTCCAGAACCTGCTCAACATCTTTCAACCGGCGCAGGCGGCGCTGACCGGTGCCCTGGTAGTGAACAACTTCGCCAACCCAATCACCTTTCTGTGCGGGGCAATCCAGGCCGCCTCACGCCTAGGTGCCGAGCAGGCGGCGAAGTTATGCGTGCAGTACCTCGCTCCGATCATCAAGAACCGTCAATACAACTTTCCCCCAATCGGATTGAACCCATTCGTCGGCACCCACGCTCGGCCCAATGAAATCACTTACAGCGAGGACTGGATGCGACCGGACTACGTGCCTCCTGCAGCGGCTGCTGCGGACCTGGCTGTACCCGTCGTCACCGCGGAATCGGCGGCGCCGGCCTCACCACCGCCGGCCCCACCCGTGGCAACGGATCCGTCCGCCGGGCTTGCCGGCATCATGGTGCCGGCGGCGGGTGGATCATGA
- a CDS encoding MCE family protein, which yields MRSFSERSPLVIGAIGITLVAGVVLASLQYKKLPFINSSRQYSAYFTEAGGLRSGAAVQVAGFRVGEVSSVKLDGQRVLVTFEVDKSIDLGDRTEAAVKTKSLLGAKILEVSPRGDGELSEAIPTDRTTAPYQLPDALGDLAATVGDLNTTTLSDALATLSQTFADTPPDLEIAVRGVARFSQSLNERDKQLRELLANANKVTTVLAERSDQVVHLVSESNSLLAELATQSSALDRISLSLSALASQVSGFISDNRAELGPALEKLNGVLAIVDDRNDRVQTAIKLLNNYVMSLGESVASGPFFKAYVANLLPGQFVQPFVEAAFSDLGLDPNVLLPSERIDPPTGQPATPALPMPLPRTGQGGEPHLTLPDAITGKPGDPRYPYRQPPPIPTPGGPPPGPPAGSPSEGG from the coding sequence ATGAGATCGTTCTCCGAGCGCAGCCCCCTGGTCATCGGTGCCATAGGCATCACGTTGGTGGCCGGGGTCGTGTTGGCGTCATTGCAGTACAAGAAACTGCCGTTCATAAATTCAAGCCGACAGTATTCGGCCTATTTCACCGAGGCTGGCGGGCTGAGATCCGGTGCCGCCGTGCAGGTTGCCGGATTTCGGGTGGGCGAGGTGTCCAGCGTGAAGTTGGACGGCCAACGGGTGCTGGTCACCTTCGAGGTCGACAAGAGCATCGATCTGGGTGATCGGACCGAGGCGGCAGTCAAGACCAAGAGCTTGCTGGGTGCCAAGATCCTAGAAGTCAGTCCACGGGGCGACGGTGAGCTGTCCGAAGCGATTCCCACCGACCGCACCACCGCCCCGTACCAACTGCCCGACGCCCTCGGAGATCTGGCCGCGACGGTCGGTGACCTGAACACCACCACCCTGTCGGACGCATTGGCGACGCTATCCCAGACATTTGCCGACACCCCACCGGATTTGGAGATCGCTGTGCGCGGGGTGGCGAGGTTCTCTCAGTCCTTGAACGAACGGGATAAGCAGCTCCGCGAGTTGCTGGCCAACGCGAACAAGGTCACTACAGTGCTGGCAGAACGCAGCGATCAGGTCGTGCACCTGGTCTCCGAATCCAACTCGCTGCTGGCGGAATTGGCAACCCAGAGCAGTGCGCTGGACCGGATCTCGCTCAGCCTTTCGGCACTGGCCAGTCAAGTGTCGGGATTCATCTCCGACAATCGGGCTGAGTTGGGCCCGGCGCTGGAAAAGCTCAATGGTGTCCTTGCAATTGTCGACGACCGCAATGACCGCGTCCAGACCGCCATCAAGCTGCTCAACAACTACGTGATGTCACTGGGTGAATCCGTGGCCTCGGGGCCGTTCTTCAAGGCGTACGTGGCCAACCTGCTGCCCGGACAATTCGTTCAGCCCTTCGTCGAAGCTGCGTTCTCCGATCTCGGCCTGGATCCGAACGTGTTACTGCCCTCCGAACGTATCGACCCGCCGACCGGCCAGCCCGCCACCCCAGCGCTGCCGATGCCGTTGCCCCGGACGGGTCAGGGCGGCGAGCCGCATCTGACGCTGCCCGATGCGATTACCGGGAAACCCGGAGACCCTCGCTACCCCTATCGGCAGCCGCCACCGATTCCCACACCGGGTGGGCCGCCGCCAGGACCGCCCGCCGGATCGCCGTCGGAAGGTGGCTGA
- a CDS encoding MCE family protein, with product MKDNLKGAVWRLAVFVVACLAGAFALLAIFAELRFQEETTYKAEFTNVTGLETGDFVRIGGVEVGKVDKITVTRDAIAVVEFSVDETVVLTEGTRAAIRWADPIGGRYLALEEGTGGVRKLTAGQTIPIGQTEPALDLDTLLGGFRPLFRALDPEQVNALSAQLIQAFQGQGATIGSFLNQAAAVTNTLADRDELIGEVIGNLNTVLGSLGEQSAEFGEAIDSLSELVNGLAARKADIRNAVAYTNESAVTVSDLLLQSRAPFQKVVNEGDRAAAVVAADHAYFDDLLNTLPDSYQVLNRMGIYGDFFTFYLCDAVLKLNGKGGQPVYVKVVGQDTGRCAQK from the coding sequence GTGAAGGACAACCTGAAGGGTGCGGTCTGGCGTTTGGCCGTGTTCGTCGTGGCCTGCCTGGCGGGAGCGTTCGCGCTGTTGGCGATCTTCGCGGAGTTGCGTTTCCAGGAAGAGACAACGTACAAAGCCGAATTCACCAATGTGACCGGCCTGGAAACAGGCGATTTCGTACGGATCGGCGGTGTTGAGGTCGGCAAGGTCGACAAGATCACGGTCACCCGCGACGCGATCGCGGTGGTGGAGTTCTCAGTCGACGAGACCGTGGTGCTCACCGAGGGAACCCGCGCGGCCATTCGGTGGGCTGATCCGATCGGCGGGCGTTATCTTGCGTTGGAAGAAGGGACCGGGGGGGTAAGGAAACTCACTGCAGGCCAGACTATTCCGATCGGACAAACCGAACCTGCGCTGGATTTGGACACACTGCTCGGTGGCTTTCGACCGCTTTTCCGGGCGCTGGATCCCGAGCAGGTCAACGCCTTGTCGGCGCAACTGATCCAAGCTTTCCAGGGACAGGGTGCGACCATCGGATCGTTCCTGAATCAGGCTGCGGCGGTTACCAATACCCTGGCTGACCGCGACGAGCTGATCGGGGAGGTCATCGGAAATCTCAACACGGTGCTGGGGTCGCTGGGTGAGCAGAGCGCCGAGTTCGGCGAAGCGATCGATTCACTTTCGGAGTTGGTGAACGGATTGGCCGCTCGCAAGGCGGATATCCGCAACGCGGTGGCGTACACGAATGAGTCGGCGGTAACAGTGTCCGACTTGCTGTTGCAGAGCCGCGCGCCGTTTCAGAAGGTTGTGAACGAGGGCGATCGCGCCGCGGCCGTTGTGGCCGCGGATCATGCCTACTTCGACGACCTGCTGAACACTTTGCCCGACTCATACCAGGTGTTGAACCGCATGGGTATCTACGGTGACTTCTTCACCTTTTACCTGTGCGACGCGGTGCTAAAGCTCAACGGTAAGGGCGGACAGCCGGTGTATGTGAAGGTCGTCGGCCAGGACACCGGGCGGTGCGCTCAGAAATGA
- a CDS encoding MCE family protein, with protein MLFVVITAMVVVSSTLFAGTFRSFVPVTLTSDRSGLVMESGAKVKMRGVEVGRVSSIRGGSRPVSLKLELDPDQVRYIPANVEAEIRATTAFGAKFVDLIYPDEPSVQRLSAGAVLRARNVSTEVNTVFDNLVGILHQVDVAKLNATLTALADGVRGQGERIGQAITDANEVLLAVNPRMGTVGQNWRSFKDFSDVYGAAAQKILTIMDRASNTSTTITNHADDLDALLLNIIGFSHSGTDVLAPNKDNLVNAVNGLEPTTNLLMKYNPEYTCLLVGAKWYLDNGGYDALGGNGRTLLVDAGILLADDPYQYPDHLPIVAAKGGPGGKPGCGSLPDVSKNFPVRHLVTNTGWGTGLDLRPNPGIGHPCWVNFFPVTRAVPEPPSIRECIPGPAIGPVPYPGAPPYGADLYADDGTPLWPGLASRAQPPR; from the coding sequence ATGCTCTTCGTGGTTATCACCGCGATGGTGGTGGTGTCATCGACGCTATTCGCCGGTACGTTTCGGTCATTTGTCCCGGTGACGTTGACATCGGACCGTTCCGGGTTGGTGATGGAATCGGGCGCCAAGGTAAAGATGCGTGGTGTCGAGGTCGGCCGGGTGTCTTCCATCCGCGGCGGCAGCCGGCCGGTGAGCCTGAAGTTGGAGCTCGATCCGGATCAGGTCCGTTACATCCCGGCCAACGTGGAGGCCGAGATTCGCGCCACGACCGCCTTCGGCGCGAAGTTCGTCGATCTCATCTATCCGGATGAACCGAGTGTGCAGCGGTTGTCGGCGGGTGCGGTGTTGCGCGCACGCAATGTCAGCACAGAGGTGAACACGGTCTTTGACAATCTGGTGGGGATCCTGCATCAGGTTGATGTGGCCAAGCTGAACGCGACGTTGACCGCGTTGGCTGACGGGGTGCGGGGCCAAGGCGAGCGGATCGGACAGGCAATCACCGACGCTAACGAGGTGCTGCTGGCAGTCAATCCGCGCATGGGCACGGTCGGCCAAAACTGGCGTTCGTTCAAGGACTTCAGTGACGTTTATGGTGCTGCGGCCCAAAAGATTCTGACCATCATGGACCGCGCAAGCAACACGAGTACGACCATCACGAATCACGCCGATGACCTAGATGCTTTGCTGCTGAACATAATCGGATTTTCACACAGCGGTACCGATGTGCTTGCCCCGAACAAGGACAACCTGGTCAACGCGGTCAACGGCCTTGAGCCGACGACGAATCTGTTGATGAAGTACAACCCTGAATACACCTGCCTGCTGGTCGGCGCGAAGTGGTATTTGGACAACGGTGGGTACGACGCGCTAGGCGGTAACGGACGTACGTTGCTGGTCGACGCAGGGATTCTGCTTGCGGATGACCCGTACCAGTACCCAGACCACCTCCCGATCGTCGCGGCGAAGGGCGGTCCGGGCGGCAAGCCCGGCTGTGGGTCGCTGCCGGATGTTTCCAAGAACTTCCCGGTGCGCCACTTGGTCACTAACACCGGGTGGGGGACAGGGCTCGACTTACGGCCCAATCCTGGGATCGGTCATCCGTGTTGGGTCAACTTCTTCCCGGTCACCCGGGCGGTGCCCGAGCCGCCGAGTATCCGGGAGTGCATCCCCGGGCCTGCGATCGGCCCGGTCCCTTACCCGGGTGCGCCGCCCTATGGCGCCGATCTGTACGCCGACGATGGCACTCCGCTGTGGCCGGGTCTGGCATCGCGCGCGCAGCCACCGCGGTGA
- a CDS encoding ABC transporter permease: MTVARTPYPRLRRTARGWVDGLTRIGLQAQFYAQTLRSIGDAFLHYKSEIVRLIAQMSMGAGALAVIGGTTVIVGFLTLSTGVLVAIQGYNQFADVGVEALTGFASAYFNVRLIAPVVAGIGLAATIGAGATAQLGAMRINEEIDALEVMGVRSVAYLASSRVVAGVIVVIPLYCVAVMSSFLAARFGTTAVYGQSTGVYDHYFNTFLNPTDLIWSFVQAVSMSTVIMLVHTYYGFTASGGPAGVGEAVGRAVRTSLISAVFVVLFLSLAIYGQSGNFHLSG, translated from the coding sequence ATGACGGTTGCACGAACTCCCTATCCCCGGCTGCGCCGCACGGCGCGGGGCTGGGTCGACGGGTTGACCAGGATTGGTCTGCAGGCCCAGTTCTACGCGCAGACACTGCGCTCGATCGGGGATGCATTTCTTCACTACAAATCGGAGATCGTGCGGCTGATCGCTCAGATGAGCATGGGCGCAGGGGCTTTGGCGGTGATCGGCGGAACCACCGTTATCGTCGGTTTTCTGACGCTGTCGACCGGCGTACTGGTAGCCATTCAGGGTTACAACCAGTTCGCTGATGTAGGCGTGGAGGCGTTGACCGGCTTCGCATCGGCTTACTTCAATGTCCGGCTGATCGCGCCCGTGGTCGCAGGTATCGGGCTGGCCGCCACGATCGGTGCCGGTGCGACCGCGCAATTAGGCGCGATGCGGATCAACGAGGAGATCGACGCGTTAGAGGTAATGGGGGTGAGGTCGGTCGCCTACCTGGCCTCCAGCCGAGTGGTGGCCGGAGTGATTGTGGTGATACCGCTGTACTGCGTTGCGGTGATGTCATCTTTTCTGGCTGCGCGATTCGGTACGACCGCCGTGTACGGCCAATCCACGGGTGTGTACGACCACTACTTCAACACATTCCTCAACCCGACGGACTTGATCTGGTCGTTCGTTCAGGCGGTGTCGATGTCGACGGTGATCATGTTGGTGCATACCTATTACGGATTCACCGCCTCGGGCGGCCCGGCGGGCGTGGGTGAGGCCGTCGGCCGTGCCGTACGCACGTCGCTGATCAGTGCGGTGTTTGTGGTGTTGTTCTTGTCCTTGGCGATCTACGGCCAGTCTGGGAACTTCCATCTGTCGGGATAG
- a CDS encoding MlaE family ABC transporter permease, which produces MALDTMVFMVRPPFAWREFLLQSWFVARVSLLPTMMLAIPFTVLMIFTFNILLVEFGAADYSGTGAAYGAVTQIGPIVTVLVVAGAGATAMCADLGARTIREELDALRVMGVNPIQVLVVPRVLAATVVATLLASVVILVGLIGSFVFSVYIQHVTPGSFVGGLTVITGVADVVISIIKAALFGLSAGLIACYKGISVGGGPAGVGNAVNETVVYTFMALFAINIVATATGVQATL; this is translated from the coding sequence ATGGCACTGGACACGATGGTGTTTATGGTCCGGCCACCGTTTGCCTGGCGTGAGTTCTTGTTGCAGTCATGGTTTGTGGCGCGGGTGTCGTTGCTTCCGACGATGATGTTGGCAATTCCGTTCACCGTGTTGATGATCTTTACGTTCAACATCCTGTTGGTCGAGTTTGGGGCTGCGGACTATTCGGGTACCGGGGCGGCCTACGGTGCGGTGACTCAGATCGGTCCGATTGTGACCGTCTTGGTGGTCGCGGGTGCGGGTGCCACCGCGATGTGCGCGGATCTGGGAGCGCGCACCATCCGCGAAGAGTTGGATGCGTTGCGGGTGATGGGCGTGAATCCGATCCAGGTACTGGTGGTGCCTCGGGTCCTGGCGGCGACGGTGGTCGCGACACTCCTCGCATCCGTCGTGATTCTTGTGGGATTGATTGGCAGCTTCGTGTTTTCGGTGTACATCCAGCACGTCACACCAGGATCGTTCGTGGGAGGCCTGACTGTTATCACCGGGGTTGCCGATGTAGTGATTTCGATCATCAAAGCCGCGTTGTTCGGCCTGAGCGCGGGCCTGATCGCCTGCTACAAGGGAATTTCGGTGGGCGGCGGTCCAGCCGGTGTCGGCAACGCAGTGAATGAGACTGTGGTGTACACGTTCATGGCCTTGTTCGCAATCAATATCGTGGCGACCGCGACTGGCGTGCAGGCAACGCTATGA